A section of the Streptomyces xinghaiensis S187 genome encodes:
- a CDS encoding NAD(P)-binding domain-containing protein — translation MAYDYLIIGAGPAGLQLAAFLERDGADYVVLERGSGPGTFFTRFPRHRQLISVNKVHTGYEDPELRLRMDWNSLLSDDPELLFTRYSPRYFPPADDMVRYLSDFAERTGARVEYGTEIVRVSRSDDGFTALDRTGRTWRAPRLVAATGVSLPYLPPIPGIELAERYDTFDPDPESFTGQRVLVIGRGNSGFETADALMETAAVIHVVGPGSLRLAWQSHYVGHLRAVNNNFLDSYQLKSQNAVLDGRVLAIRRDADGYRVPVAFERVDEAVREIRYDRVVVATGFRFDASLFDDGCRPGLAVNGRFPAVTPVGESVNVPGLYFAGTLMQAREFRKATTGFIHGFRYSVRALHRVLRQRHHGEPWPVTDLGDAVERAVDAVITRVNRSSALWQQFGVLGDLLLAAPDGTLRYAEEVPVGHAPDAVRAGDFGEVAAHAVITLEYGADHDRVDPFDVRAGRTSQQDVRGLDGRYLHPVVRWYRGGEFTAEHHLTENLENEWDSEEIHRAPLRAFLTDRLRPAAAGTPAAPAAPAAPVTPAARVAP, via the coding sequence ATGGCGTACGACTACTTGATCATCGGAGCGGGACCCGCGGGACTGCAGCTCGCCGCGTTCCTGGAGCGGGACGGTGCGGACTACGTCGTTCTGGAGCGCGGCAGTGGCCCCGGCACCTTCTTCACGCGGTTCCCCCGGCACCGTCAACTCATCTCGGTCAACAAGGTGCACACCGGATACGAGGATCCGGAGCTGCGGCTGCGGATGGACTGGAACTCCCTGCTGAGCGACGATCCGGAGCTGCTGTTCACCCGCTACAGCCCGCGGTACTTCCCGCCGGCCGACGACATGGTGCGCTACCTCTCGGACTTCGCGGAACGGACCGGTGCGCGCGTCGAGTACGGCACCGAGATCGTCCGCGTCTCCCGCTCGGACGACGGGTTCACGGCGCTCGACCGCACCGGACGGACCTGGCGGGCGCCGCGCCTGGTGGCCGCGACCGGGGTGTCCCTGCCGTACCTGCCGCCGATCCCGGGCATCGAACTGGCCGAGCGCTACGACACCTTCGACCCGGACCCGGAGTCCTTCACCGGGCAGCGGGTGCTCGTCATCGGCCGCGGCAACTCCGGTTTCGAGACGGCCGACGCCCTGATGGAGACCGCGGCGGTCATCCACGTCGTCGGCCCCGGGTCGCTGCGGCTGGCGTGGCAGTCGCACTACGTCGGGCATCTGCGCGCGGTGAACAACAACTTCCTGGACAGCTACCAGCTCAAGTCGCAGAACGCGGTCCTCGACGGCCGGGTGCTCGCGATCCGCCGCGACGCGGACGGGTACCGCGTACCGGTCGCCTTCGAGCGGGTCGACGAGGCGGTCCGGGAGATCCGGTACGACCGGGTGGTCGTCGCGACCGGTTTCCGCTTCGACGCCTCCCTCTTCGACGACGGCTGCCGGCCCGGACTGGCGGTCAACGGGCGCTTCCCGGCCGTGACGCCCGTCGGCGAGTCGGTCAACGTGCCCGGTCTGTACTTCGCCGGGACGCTGATGCAGGCCCGGGAGTTCCGCAAGGCCACCACCGGCTTCATCCACGGGTTCCGCTACTCGGTCCGCGCCCTGCACCGGGTGCTGCGGCAGCGCCACCACGGGGAGCCCTGGCCGGTGACGGACCTCGGGGACGCCGTGGAGCGGGCCGTGGACGCGGTCATCACCCGCGTCAACCGGTCCTCGGCGCTGTGGCAGCAGTTCGGCGTCCTCGGCGACCTGCTGCTGGCCGCCCCCGACGGGACGCTGCGCTACGCCGAGGAGGTCCCGGTCGGCCATGCGCCGGACGCCGTCCGGGCCGGCGACTTCGGGGAGGTGGCCGCCCACGCGGTGATCACCCTGGAGTACGGGGCCGACCACGACCGGGTGGATCCCTTCGACGTCCGCGCGGGCCGCACGTCCCAGCAGGACGTGCGGGGGCTCGACGGCCGCTATCTGCACCCGGTCGTCCGCTGGTACCGGGGCGGGGAGTTCACCGCCGAGCACCACCTCACGGAGAACCTGGAGAACGAGTGGGACAGCGAGGAGATCCACCGCGCCCCGCTCCGCGCGTTCCTGACCGACCGGCTCCGCCCGGCCGCCGCCGGGACCCCCGCTGCCCCCGCGGCCCCGGCCGCCCCGGTGACGCCGGCCGCCCGGGTGGCGCCGTGA
- a CDS encoding alpha-hydroxy acid oxidase, with amino-acid sequence MTLRELHDAARAALDPVTYDYVAGGAGQERVLAANERAFDRYALLPRVLCGSETRDTAVDLPGAPGASPVVVAPTAFHRLAHRHGERATARAAAAEGAVLVTGTAATTAVADVVAAARGTAADPAVWFQLYPHPRRDVTEALVRRAEDAGCTALVLTVDSPVFGRHTRDLRNGFTDLPPGYAAENMRGLPGAPPGRPAAIAMSPAVSWRDLDRIRRMTALPVLLKGILHPRDALPAVEHGAAGVIVSNHGGRQCDTVPAAVDCLPAVARAVAGRVPVLLDGGVRRGGDIAVALALGASAVGVGRPVVWGLAAQGEAGVRRVLAALRDEYDHTLALCGGRRNTDLTGDMVVRREETW; translated from the coding sequence GTGACGCTCCGCGAGCTGCACGACGCGGCCCGCGCGGCGCTGGACCCGGTCACCTACGACTACGTGGCGGGCGGCGCGGGCCAGGAGCGGGTCCTCGCCGCGAACGAACGGGCCTTCGACCGGTACGCGCTGCTGCCGAGGGTGCTGTGCGGCAGCGAGACGCGGGACACCGCCGTGGACCTGCCGGGGGCCCCGGGGGCGTCACCCGTGGTCGTCGCGCCGACCGCGTTCCACCGGCTGGCGCACCGGCACGGCGAACGCGCCACGGCCCGCGCCGCCGCGGCCGAGGGAGCCGTCCTGGTGACGGGGACGGCCGCGACCACGGCGGTCGCCGACGTCGTCGCGGCCGCGCGCGGGACGGCCGCGGACCCGGCCGTGTGGTTCCAGCTCTATCCGCACCCCCGCCGGGACGTCACCGAGGCGCTCGTCCGGCGCGCCGAGGACGCGGGGTGCACGGCGCTGGTGCTCACGGTCGACTCACCGGTCTTCGGCCGGCACACCAGGGATCTGCGCAACGGGTTCACCGACCTGCCGCCCGGATACGCCGCGGAGAACATGCGCGGCCTGCCCGGTGCCCCGCCCGGCCGGCCCGCCGCCATCGCCATGTCCCCGGCGGTCTCGTGGCGGGACCTCGACCGCATCCGGCGGATGACCGCACTTCCCGTCCTGCTCAAGGGGATCCTGCACCCGCGGGACGCGCTGCCGGCCGTCGAGCACGGCGCCGCCGGGGTGATCGTCTCCAACCACGGCGGCCGCCAGTGCGACACCGTCCCGGCGGCGGTGGACTGCCTGCCCGCGGTCGCCCGCGCGGTCGCGGGCCGGGTCCCGGTCCTGCTGGACGGCGGTGTGCGGCGGGGCGGGGACATCGCCGTCGCGCTCGCGCTGGGCGCGTCGGCCGTGGGTGTCGGGCGCCCGGTGGTGTGGGGCCTGGCCGCCCAGGGCGAGGCCGGGGTCCGGCGGGTCCTCGCGGCGCTGCGCGACGAGTACGACCACACGCTCGCCCTGTGCGGGGGGCGCCGGAACACCGATCTGACCGGGGACATGGTCGTCCGGAGGGAGGAGACGTGGTGA
- a CDS encoding cytochrome P450, with amino-acid sequence MSGAGDGVSGAGVSGEPKRAAADGWWLPRGVVALRVRIFERVNGDRVVTLPGAGYGPEVFERVYAHPAANGRSAGAGLSDLFWYWLSPGPEVHQEHLEAGERYEDVAAATRRVLAGDSAGLAAAAGRAVGQVLDALPDTRISLVRLRDLVMPAWAAFCYELVFREPCPPHARELITAHANDVVTALKCTGLRHPRRRARLTAYLHARVAAGDVPHRLPETLTPAEQVHYLQGTFFNTAVVQLSEATAHVLLALARHHPVQRRLSADPSDERYLTRVLDETMRLYPLFGIAHRITTGEIPLDADTVLPAGSVVCFSYPGYHATGYDRPEVFDPDRWATLSAKHAHHIPFGVAANRPCPAWRLSPVVLRAAVREVLGRYRLDSAASHTRSLPHRAPCLLIPRGLSPGARRLGALRTYLRLRDGVEDVTRGVRQLVLGTVMVLHARRLRPAARHFEERPATRCPAARPVPGRPEGERG; translated from the coding sequence GTGAGCGGAGCCGGGGACGGGGTGAGCGGAGCCGGGGTGAGCGGGGAGCCCAAGCGGGCCGCCGCGGACGGCTGGTGGCTGCCGCGCGGCGTGGTGGCGCTGCGCGTGCGCATCTTCGAGAGGGTCAACGGCGACCGGGTCGTGACCCTGCCGGGCGCCGGGTACGGCCCGGAGGTGTTCGAGCGGGTGTACGCCCACCCGGCCGCGAACGGGCGGAGCGCGGGGGCGGGCCTGTCCGACCTGTTCTGGTACTGGCTGTCCCCGGGGCCGGAGGTGCACCAGGAGCACCTGGAGGCCGGCGAACGCTACGAGGACGTGGCCGCGGCCACCCGCCGCGTCCTCGCCGGAGACTCCGCCGGTCTCGCCGCCGCGGCCGGCCGCGCCGTCGGGCAGGTGCTGGACGCCCTGCCGGACACCCGGATCAGCCTCGTCCGGCTGCGGGACCTGGTGATGCCCGCCTGGGCCGCCTTCTGCTACGAACTGGTGTTCAGGGAGCCGTGCCCGCCGCACGCCCGCGAGCTGATCACCGCGCACGCGAACGACGTGGTCACCGCCCTGAAGTGCACCGGCCTGCGCCATCCGCGGCGCCGGGCCCGGCTCACCGCGTATCTGCACGCACGGGTCGCGGCCGGCGACGTACCGCACCGGCTGCCGGAGACACTGACGCCCGCGGAACAGGTGCACTATCTGCAGGGGACGTTCTTCAACACCGCCGTCGTCCAGCTGTCCGAGGCGACCGCGCACGTCCTGCTCGCCCTCGCCCGCCACCACCCGGTGCAGCGGCGCCTGTCGGCGGACCCCTCGGACGAGCGGTACCTCACCCGGGTGCTCGACGAGACGATGCGGCTCTACCCGCTGTTCGGCATCGCGCACCGCATCACCACCGGCGAGATCCCGCTCGACGCGGACACCGTGCTGCCCGCCGGCTCCGTGGTGTGCTTCAGCTACCCCGGCTACCACGCCACGGGGTACGACCGGCCGGAGGTGTTCGACCCGGACCGCTGGGCCACCCTGTCCGCCAAGCACGCCCACCACATCCCGTTCGGGGTGGCCGCGAACCGGCCCTGCCCGGCGTGGCGGCTGTCACCGGTGGTGCTGCGGGCCGCGGTCCGCGAGGTGCTCGGCCGGTACCGGCTCGACTCCGCCGCCTCGCACACCAGATCCCTGCCGCACCGCGCCCCCTGCCTGCTGATTCCGCGCGGCCTCTCCCCCGGGGCCCGCCGGCTCGGGGCGCTGCGGACGTATCTCCGGCTGCGGGACGGGGTCGAGGACGTCACCCGGGGCGTGCGCCAGCTGGTGCTCGGCACGGTCATGGTGCTGCACGCCCGCCGGCTGCGGCCGGCCGCACGCCATTTCGAGGAGCGGCCGGCCACGCGCTGCCCGGCCGCCCGCCCCGTCCCGGGCCGCCCGGAAGGGGAACGCGGATGA
- a CDS encoding cation:proton antiporter has translation MTPAELAPAFFLSVVVILAVCRLVSRLLRPLGQPPVVGEMLAGVVLGPSVLGALFPGVEAGLFPQDLRPVLYVVGQIGLVAFMFHVGWDFRVDRLRGVARPVGLISAAGVLVPVVLGAALVVVAGERGGVLAEGVPLVVSALFTGVALAVTAFPMLARIISERGLTGSRFGSIALGAGAVDDAVAWVLLAAVFSIAAGSAGLVSLAVAGAFGLLAAMAVFLRLHGRTALLADRTAPENLLPVLVGVLFLAAWYTDVVGLYAVFGAFSLGVVFPRSERLDHTVAALKPVGAVFLPLFFTYSGLNTDFALLGDGSVLVFTAGCVVVAVAGKFGACWLAARAAGEPNRVALRVGALMNARGLMQLIALNLGLAAGIVTQAMFSALVVVAIVTTVMAPPLLAFLDRRERAPRGAVRQPVEA, from the coding sequence ATGACGCCCGCGGAGCTCGCGCCCGCCTTCTTCCTCTCGGTCGTGGTGATCCTGGCCGTCTGCCGGCTCGTGAGCCGGCTGCTGCGCCCGCTCGGGCAGCCGCCCGTCGTCGGCGAGATGCTCGCCGGGGTGGTGCTCGGCCCGTCGGTGCTCGGCGCCCTGTTCCCCGGCGTCGAGGCGGGTCTCTTCCCGCAGGACCTGCGCCCGGTCCTCTATGTGGTCGGGCAGATCGGCCTGGTCGCGTTCATGTTCCACGTCGGCTGGGACTTCCGCGTCGACCGGCTGCGCGGCGTCGCCCGGCCCGTCGGGCTGATCTCCGCGGCCGGGGTGCTGGTCCCGGTGGTGCTCGGCGCGGCCCTCGTCGTCGTGGCCGGCGAGCGCGGCGGCGTCCTGGCCGAGGGCGTGCCGCTGGTGGTGTCGGCCCTGTTCACCGGCGTCGCGCTCGCCGTGACCGCGTTCCCGATGCTGGCCCGCATCATCAGTGAACGGGGCCTGACCGGCAGCCGGTTCGGGTCGATCGCCCTGGGCGCCGGTGCCGTCGACGACGCCGTGGCGTGGGTGCTTCTCGCCGCCGTGTTCAGCATCGCCGCCGGCAGCGCCGGGCTGGTGTCGCTCGCCGTCGCGGGCGCGTTCGGCCTCCTGGCGGCGATGGCGGTGTTCCTCCGCCTGCACGGCCGCACCGCGCTGCTCGCCGACCGGACGGCGCCGGAGAACCTGCTGCCGGTGCTGGTCGGCGTCCTGTTCCTGGCGGCCTGGTACACCGATGTCGTCGGGCTGTACGCGGTGTTCGGCGCGTTCAGCCTCGGCGTGGTGTTCCCGCGCTCCGAACGGCTGGACCACACGGTCGCCGCGCTCAAGCCGGTGGGCGCGGTGTTCCTGCCGCTGTTCTTCACCTACTCCGGGCTGAACACCGACTTCGCCCTGCTGGGCGACGGTTCGGTGCTGGTGTTCACCGCGGGGTGCGTGGTGGTCGCCGTCGCCGGGAAGTTCGGCGCCTGCTGGCTCGCCGCCCGGGCCGCCGGTGAGCCGAACAGGGTGGCGCTGCGGGTCGGGGCCCTGATGAACGCGCGGGGTCTGATGCAGCTGATCGCGCTCAACCTCGGCCTGGCGGCGGGGATCGTGACCCAGGCGATGTTCAGCGCCCTGGTGGTGGTCGCCATCGTCACCACCGTCATGGCGCCGCCGCTGCTGGCGTTCCTCGACCGGCGCGAACGGGCCCCGCGGGGCGCGGTGCGGCAGCCCGTGGAGGCGTGA
- a CDS encoding class I adenylate-forming enzyme family protein: MAEQFPGAVLDLLGAAGERPVFEHAGRAVSGDELLGMVRRAARCLRRHGVGPGDGVAMLLGVGPGAFAAITAAHTVGARVVGVRPGLPERGRARLLRDTGVTVTDRPGGPDGARPGLVLPLGELLSAPDDGRRPRAAGRPGDVARLLHTSGSTGVPKACAQTYAAMTAGWALRPDAWPPAIRELAGHMHRFLVFGTLASQVMMEYGLLALAAGGTLVTADPPDLPGAIVRHRATASVVTVPRLVKLVADQRASPADLSGLRALMVSGSPLEPGHLREAADVLGPVVFHGYGQTETGMISMATPSDVPGSLGVPPVELEVRDSSGRPVPPGTDGELFVRTPSQSTGYWREPGLTAGVFAGGWVRTRDLGRLDAGGRLWLTGRTRDVIIVNAEVHYAGPVERLLAGHPAVAEAYVVAVPDAGTGEAVHAFVVPAAGAVPRLDELRALVAGELGGACAPTRLTLIDEVPLTSAGKPDKQRLASG, encoded by the coding sequence GTGGCCGAGCAGTTCCCCGGCGCCGTCCTGGACCTCCTCGGCGCGGCGGGGGAGCGGCCGGTGTTCGAGCACGCCGGCCGGGCGGTCTCCGGGGACGAGCTGCTCGGTATGGTGCGGCGCGCCGCGCGCTGCCTGCGGCGGCACGGCGTGGGGCCCGGCGACGGCGTCGCCATGCTGCTCGGCGTGGGGCCCGGGGCGTTCGCCGCGATCACCGCCGCGCACACGGTCGGCGCCCGCGTCGTCGGCGTGCGGCCCGGGCTGCCCGAACGCGGCCGGGCCCGGCTGCTGCGGGACACCGGCGTCACGGTCACCGACCGCCCCGGCGGCCCGGACGGTGCGCGGCCCGGGCTCGTCCTGCCGCTCGGCGAACTCCTCTCCGCGCCGGACGACGGCCGCCGGCCGCGCGCCGCGGGCCGGCCGGGGGACGTGGCCAGGCTCCTCCACACCAGCGGCAGCACGGGTGTTCCCAAGGCGTGCGCGCAGACGTACGCGGCGATGACCGCGGGGTGGGCGCTCCGGCCGGACGCCTGGCCGCCGGCGATCCGTGAACTCGCCGGGCACATGCACCGGTTCCTGGTGTTCGGCACCCTGGCGAGCCAGGTGATGATGGAGTACGGGCTGCTGGCCCTCGCGGCGGGCGGCACCCTCGTCACCGCCGACCCGCCGGACCTGCCCGGCGCGATCGTGCGGCACCGGGCGACCGCGAGCGTCGTCACCGTGCCCCGGCTGGTGAAGCTCGTGGCGGACCAGCGTGCCTCGCCCGCCGATCTGAGCGGCCTGCGCGCGCTGATGGTGTCCGGCTCCCCGCTGGAGCCGGGGCACCTGCGCGAGGCCGCGGACGTGCTCGGCCCGGTGGTCTTTCACGGCTACGGCCAGACCGAGACCGGCATGATCTCCATGGCCACCCCGTCCGACGTGCCCGGCTCGCTCGGCGTGCCGCCCGTCGAGCTGGAGGTCCGGGACTCCTCCGGCCGCCCGGTCCCGCCCGGCACCGACGGCGAACTGTTCGTCCGCACCCCGTCGCAGAGCACCGGCTACTGGCGCGAACCCGGCCTCACCGCAGGGGTGTTCGCCGGCGGCTGGGTGCGCACCCGCGACCTCGGCCGGCTCGACGCGGGCGGCCGGCTGTGGCTCACCGGGCGGACCCGCGATGTGATCATCGTGAACGCCGAGGTGCACTACGCCGGACCGGTGGAGCGGCTGCTCGCCGGTCATCCGGCGGTGGCGGAGGCGTATGTCGTCGCCGTCCCCGACGCCGGCACCGGGGAGGCCGTGCACGCCTTCGTCGTGCCCGCCGCCGGTGCCGTCCCGCGCCTCGACGAGCTGCGGGCGCTGGTCGCCGGGGAGCTGGGCGGGGCGTGCGCGCCGACCCGTCTCACGCTCATCGACGAGGTGCCGCTCACGTCCGCGGGGAAACCCGACAAACAGCGCCTCGCGTCCGGGTGA
- a CDS encoding NAD(P)-binding domain-containing protein: MVRDFLIIGAGPAGLQLAALMERDGRDYVVLERGSGPGTFFTRYPRHRRLISVNKVHTGYSDPELKLRMDWNSLLSDDPELLFTRYSERYFPHADDMVRYLADFAERTGARVEYGTEVVRVSRSEDGFTVLDGGGREWRARRIVVATGVSALNEPPIPGIGLAERYDTFDPDPASFTGRRVLVIGKGNSGFETADALMEKAAVIHVAGPHSVRMAWQTHFVGHLRAVNNNFLDSYQLKSQNAVLDGSVESIERAGDGRLRVMFRYARTAERLRELHYDRIIACTGFRFDASVFDADCRPALVIDDRFPEQTSAYESVNVPGLYFAGTLTQQRDFKRSTNGFVHGFRYGTRALHRILGARYHGAPWPGEPLAAAPEAIADAITARVNRSSALWQQFGVLGDVVSVDGDRARYEEEVPLDYVTDGLLGGAPHRFTVDLEYGPDHEQADPFDATVPRVAENDADHAMDSTYLHPVVRHYRDGVLAGTHHLAENLENDWDIPVVHRQPLTAFVKDCLVLRG; this comes from the coding sequence ATGGTGCGAGATTTCCTGATCATCGGGGCCGGACCGGCCGGGCTGCAGCTCGCGGCCCTCATGGAACGCGACGGCCGCGACTACGTCGTCCTGGAGCGGGGGAGCGGGCCGGGGACGTTCTTCACCCGGTATCCCCGGCACCGCCGGCTCATCTCGGTCAACAAGGTGCACACCGGGTACTCCGACCCGGAACTGAAGCTGCGCATGGACTGGAACTCGCTGCTCAGCGACGATCCGGAGCTGCTCTTCACGCGCTACAGCGAGCGCTACTTCCCGCACGCCGACGACATGGTGCGCTATCTGGCCGACTTCGCGGAACGCACCGGTGCCCGCGTCGAGTACGGCACCGAGGTCGTCCGCGTCTCCCGATCGGAGGACGGCTTCACCGTGCTCGACGGCGGCGGGCGGGAGTGGCGGGCGCGGCGGATCGTCGTGGCCACCGGCGTCTCCGCCCTCAACGAGCCGCCGATCCCCGGCATCGGGCTCGCCGAACGCTACGACACCTTCGACCCGGACCCGGCGTCCTTCACCGGCCGGCGGGTGCTCGTCATCGGCAAGGGCAACTCCGGCTTCGAAACGGCCGACGCCCTGATGGAGAAGGCGGCGGTGATCCACGTCGCCGGGCCGCACTCGGTGCGGATGGCCTGGCAGACCCACTTCGTCGGGCATCTGCGCGCGGTGAACAACAACTTCCTGGACAGCTACCAGCTCAAGTCGCAGAACGCGGTCCTCGACGGCAGCGTGGAGAGCATCGAGCGGGCCGGCGACGGCCGGTTGCGGGTGATGTTCCGCTACGCCCGGACCGCGGAGCGGCTGCGCGAACTGCACTACGACCGGATCATCGCCTGCACCGGCTTCCGCTTCGACGCCTCCGTGTTCGACGCGGACTGCCGTCCCGCTCTCGTCATCGACGACCGGTTCCCCGAGCAGACCTCCGCCTACGAGTCGGTGAACGTCCCGGGCCTGTACTTCGCCGGAACGCTGACCCAGCAGCGGGACTTCAAGAGGTCGACCAACGGCTTCGTCCACGGCTTCCGGTACGGGACGCGCGCCCTGCACCGCATCCTGGGCGCGCGGTACCACGGCGCGCCGTGGCCGGGTGAGCCGCTCGCCGCGGCGCCGGAGGCGATCGCCGACGCGATCACCGCCCGCGTCAACCGCTCGTCCGCCCTGTGGCAGCAGTTCGGTGTCCTCGGCGATGTCGTCAGCGTGGACGGCGACCGGGCCCGGTACGAGGAGGAGGTCCCGCTCGACTATGTCACCGACGGCCTGCTCGGTGGAGCGCCGCACCGCTTCACCGTCGATCTGGAGTACGGGCCGGACCACGAGCAGGCCGACCCGTTCGACGCCACCGTGCCCCGCGTCGCGGAGAACGACGCCGACCACGCGATGGACTCCACCTACCTGCACCCCGTCGTCCGCCATTACCGCGACGGCGTCCTCGCCGGCACCCACCATCTGGCGGAGAACCTGGAGAACGACTGGGACATCCCGGTGGTCCACCGGCAGCCGCTCACCGCGTTCGTGAAGGACTGCCTTGTCCTACGTGGCTGA
- a CDS encoding iron ABC transporter permease, whose amino-acid sequence MTVTATPPATRPAAAPSRTGAAAVTAALLLLVTALALVDVTEGTAAVGAPEVWKALTGRADPADASVVIASRLPRTAAGLLVGAVLGAAGAALQAVSRNVLASPDTLAVNAGSYLALGLAAATGVSLPLLASSGVAFAGGLAAAAVVLGLSGLGSGTVRLVLAGSALTLGLTAVTQGLLLLFPRETEGLYAWNQGSIAQNGFDGVLQTVPLAVAGFAGLLLLARRMDALALGDDAARGLGVPVRATRVGAVVLAALLSTAAVTLAGPIGFVGLCAPALVRPLARRFRAFARTRAALPLAGLTGAALVLGSDVVLRTAVAADTAVAVPTGVVTGLLGAVFLIVMATRLRDTSGAAADPVRIRSRAVFLTTTAVLAALLAGVVIAAVLLGDAKLLLGDVANWALGRAGQTTGFVLDTRVPRVLAALLAGGALALSGTLVQAVTRNPLAEPGILGVSHGAALGAVLLVTTVPAAGAWSVAGAAFAGAAVSALVVFGLAARGGFRQNRLVLVGFGVATGTGALISLLIVLTDPFNATKALTWLSGSTYGRTLPDVVPLAAALAVGLAVAAARRTELDLVSLDEDTPRLLGLGLARGRLGFLALSVLLSATAVAAAGTIGFVGLVAPHAARALAGRRHARVIPVAVLLGAVLVCTADLVGRTVIAPAQLGAGLMTAVIGTPYFLHLLVRTRR is encoded by the coding sequence ATGACCGTCACCGCGACACCTCCCGCCACCCGTCCGGCGGCGGCACCGTCCCGGACGGGTGCGGCCGCGGTGACGGCCGCACTGCTCCTGCTGGTCACCGCCCTCGCACTGGTGGACGTCACCGAGGGCACGGCCGCCGTGGGCGCCCCCGAGGTCTGGAAGGCGCTCACCGGCCGGGCCGACCCCGCCGACGCGTCCGTCGTCATCGCCTCGCGGCTGCCGAGAACGGCCGCCGGGCTGCTCGTCGGGGCCGTGCTCGGGGCGGCGGGCGCCGCCCTGCAGGCGGTCAGCCGCAACGTCCTCGCCTCGCCCGACACCCTCGCCGTCAACGCCGGCTCCTACCTGGCCCTGGGGCTCGCCGCCGCCACCGGCGTCTCGCTCCCGCTGCTCGCCTCCTCCGGCGTGGCCTTCGCCGGCGGTCTCGCGGCGGCGGCCGTGGTGCTCGGGCTGTCCGGCCTCGGCTCCGGAACCGTCCGCCTCGTCCTGGCCGGCAGCGCCCTCACCCTCGGCCTCACCGCCGTCACCCAGGGACTGCTCCTGCTGTTCCCGCGGGAGACGGAGGGCCTCTACGCGTGGAACCAGGGCAGCATCGCCCAGAACGGCTTCGACGGCGTCCTGCAGACGGTGCCCCTCGCCGTCGCCGGGTTCGCCGGGCTGCTGCTTCTCGCCCGCCGGATGGACGCCCTGGCGCTCGGCGACGACGCGGCCCGCGGCCTCGGCGTCCCGGTGCGGGCCACCCGCGTCGGCGCCGTCGTGCTCGCGGCGCTCCTCTCCACGGCCGCCGTCACCCTCGCCGGGCCGATCGGCTTCGTCGGCCTGTGCGCACCCGCCCTCGTCCGCCCCCTCGCGCGCCGGTTCCGCGCCTTCGCCCGGACCCGTGCCGCCCTTCCCCTCGCCGGCCTCACCGGCGCCGCCCTGGTGCTCGGTTCGGACGTGGTGCTGCGCACGGCCGTCGCGGCCGACACCGCCGTCGCCGTGCCGACCGGCGTCGTCACCGGCCTCCTCGGCGCCGTCTTCCTGATCGTCATGGCCACCCGGCTCCGGGACACCTCGGGCGCCGCGGCCGACCCGGTGCGCATCAGGAGCCGGGCCGTCTTCCTCACCACCACGGCCGTTCTCGCGGCCCTGCTCGCCGGTGTGGTCATCGCCGCCGTCCTGCTGGGAGACGCCAAGCTGCTGCTGGGCGACGTGGCCAACTGGGCGCTCGGGCGCGCCGGGCAGACCACCGGGTTCGTCCTCGACACCCGGGTGCCGCGCGTCCTCGCCGCCCTCCTCGCGGGCGGCGCGCTGGCCCTGTCCGGGACGCTCGTCCAGGCCGTGACGCGCAACCCGCTCGCGGAACCCGGCATCCTGGGCGTCTCCCACGGGGCCGCGCTGGGCGCCGTGCTGCTCGTGACGACGGTGCCGGCGGCCGGGGCGTGGAGCGTGGCCGGAGCGGCCTTCGCGGGCGCCGCGGTCAGCGCCCTCGTCGTCTTCGGGCTCGCCGCGCGCGGCGGGTTCCGCCAGAACCGGCTGGTCCTCGTCGGATTCGGCGTCGCCACCGGGACGGGCGCCCTGATCAGCCTGCTCATCGTGCTGACCGACCCCTTCAACGCCACGAAGGCGCTCACCTGGCTCTCGGGCTCCACCTACGGCCGGACCCTGCCCGACGTGGTCCCCCTCGCGGCCGCCCTCGCCGTGGGCCTGGCCGTCGCCGCCGCGCGGCGCACCGAGCTCGACCTCGTGTCGCTCGACGAGGACACCCCGCGCCTCCTCGGACTCGGCCTCGCCCGCGGGCGCCTCGGCTTCCTCGCCCTGAGCGTCCTGCTCAGCGCCACGGCCGTCGCCGCCGCGGGCACCATCGGCTTCGTCGGTCTCGTCGCCCCCCACGCGGCCCGCGCCCTCGCCGGCCGGCGGCACGCCCGGGTCATACCGGTCGCGGTGCTGCTGGGCGCCGTCCTGGTCTGCACCGCCGACCTGGTGGGCCGCACCGTGATCGCGCCCGCCCAGCTCGGCGCCGGCCTCATGACCGCCGTGATCGGCACCCCGTACTTCCTCCACCTGCTGGTCCGCACCCGCCGGTAA